Proteins encoded by one window of Xanthomonas sp. DAR 80977:
- a CDS encoding ABC transporter permease: MVLSPRERNAPGTVAARPGVLPNFHDLAVFALLLALGVLLLHGAADMRAPLPPAGTAAVSLDLRQLPEYGLRTTLRMFAAMAASLLFTFVVATLAAKSRRAERLIVPALDILQSVPVLGFLTFTVTFFLGLFPGRQIGAELASIFAIFTSQAWNMAYSFYQSLRNVPRDLDEVTRGFGLSSWQRFWRLEAPYATPALIWNMMMSMSGGWFFVVASEAITVGDHTLELPGIGSYLALAIAQRDFAAVGWAVLAMGVLIVLYDQLLFRPIVAWSDKFRAELTASQDKPQSWLYDLLRRTRLAKRLVAPLAWVWQRALLLRWAPRRSRAPAAALQGDGGNVWGDRLWSAALAIAALAAAWFAFDYGRRHLGLHDLAEAFGGGLATLARVVVLIALASVVWVPIGVWIGLRPKVAQRVQPLAQFLAAFPANVLFPFAVLAIVATGANPDIWLSPLMVLGTQWYILFNVIAGASAFPTDLREAATVYRLRSWTWWRRVILPGIFPYYITGALTASGGSWNASIVAELASWGDTQVQAYGLGSYIARATAAGDGARVLLGVAVMSLFVTFFNRAVWRRLYAFAERRLRFD, from the coding sequence ATGGTGCTATCCCCCCGCGAGCGCAACGCGCCCGGCACTGTCGCCGCACGCCCCGGCGTGCTGCCCAATTTCCACGACCTGGCGGTGTTCGCCTTGCTGCTGGCGCTGGGCGTGCTGCTGCTGCACGGCGCCGCCGACATGCGCGCGCCGCTGCCGCCGGCGGGCACCGCGGCGGTCTCGCTGGACCTGCGCCAGTTGCCCGAATACGGCCTGCGCACCACCTTGCGCATGTTCGCGGCGATGGCCGCCTCGCTGCTGTTCACCTTCGTCGTGGCGACGCTGGCGGCCAAGAGCCGCCGCGCCGAGCGGCTGATCGTGCCGGCGCTGGACATCCTGCAGTCGGTGCCGGTGCTGGGTTTTCTGACCTTCACCGTGACCTTCTTCCTGGGCCTGTTTCCCGGCCGCCAGATCGGCGCGGAGCTGGCCTCGATCTTCGCCATCTTCACCAGCCAAGCCTGGAACATGGCGTACTCGTTCTACCAGTCGCTGCGCAACGTGCCGCGCGACCTGGACGAGGTCACCCGCGGCTTCGGCCTGTCCTCGTGGCAGCGCTTCTGGCGGCTGGAAGCGCCGTATGCGACGCCGGCGCTGATCTGGAACATGATGATGTCGATGTCCGGCGGCTGGTTCTTCGTGGTCGCCTCCGAGGCGATCACGGTCGGCGACCACACCCTGGAACTGCCCGGCATCGGCTCCTACCTGGCGCTGGCGATCGCGCAGCGCGACTTCGCCGCGGTCGGCTGGGCGGTGCTGGCGATGGGCGTGCTGATCGTGCTGTACGACCAGTTGCTGTTCCGTCCCATCGTCGCCTGGTCGGACAAGTTCCGCGCCGAACTCACCGCCTCGCAGGACAAGCCGCAGTCGTGGCTCTACGACCTGCTGCGGCGCACCCGCCTGGCCAAGCGCCTGGTCGCGCCGCTGGCCTGGGTCTGGCAGCGCGCGTTGCTGCTGCGCTGGGCGCCGCGGCGCTCGCGTGCGCCGGCAGCGGCGCTGCAGGGCGACGGCGGCAACGTCTGGGGCGACCGGCTGTGGAGCGCGGCGCTGGCGATCGCGGCGCTGGCCGCGGCCTGGTTCGCGTTCGACTACGGGCGCCGGCACCTGGGCCTGCACGACCTGGCCGAGGCGTTCGGCGGCGGCCTGGCCACGCTGGCGCGGGTGGTGGTGCTGATCGCGCTGGCCAGCGTGGTGTGGGTGCCGATCGGCGTGTGGATCGGGCTGCGCCCCAAGGTCGCGCAGCGGGTGCAGCCGCTGGCGCAGTTCCTGGCCGCGTTCCCGGCCAACGTGCTGTTCCCGTTCGCGGTGCTGGCGATCGTCGCCACCGGCGCCAACCCCGACATCTGGCTGTCGCCGCTGATGGTGCTGGGCACGCAGTGGTACATCCTGTTCAACGTGATCGCCGGCGCCAGCGCGTTTCCCACCGACTTGCGCGAGGCGGCCACGGTCTACCGGCTGCGCTCGTGGACCTGGTGGCGGCGGGTGATCCTGCCGGGCATCTTCCCGTACTACATCACCGGCGCGCTGACCGCCTCGGGCGGTTCCTGGAACGCCAGCATCGTCGCCGAACTGGCCAGCTGGGGCGACACCCAGGTGCAGGCCTACGGGCTGGGTTCCTACATCGCCCGCGCCACCGCCGCCGGCGACGGCGCGCGGGTGCTGCTCGGGGTGGCGGTGATGTCGCTGTTCGTGACCTTCTTCAACCGTGCGGTGTGGCGGCGCCTGTACGCCTTCGCCGAACGCCGCCTGCGCTTCGACTGA
- a CDS encoding EAL and GGDEF domain-containing protein encodes MDQGVIASLLQHPLTSAVVLLDAEGRPLAANRAAQALELPRTVEAYAELMRDVRERLLGGESMLACALPGTAGRRLDGWLRAVRDAAGGLLAYTLSVPEPVGSDGATRWEIALDSAEHGLWDWDIPSDRIFRSERWKQMLGYAGDAPDYGLNTLLPLVHADDQARLREAIRAHFEGRSATYVCEFRLRQQDGQWRWILDRGRIVARTADGSPLRMVGTHTDIHEQKLLEQRLRDQQTLLREAQRMTSMGSWSWDPLQNRIWWSREFLRVTGLAEDQVPSSRDWLRMLSRESAAQVIATWRRMQRDGKQANFEIELVRGSEAPLHLRVWAQPQLEADGRIQRVLGQVQNITEQRQTDALIRWRTELLNRVSALGKIGGCEIEVGTRRMQWTEECYRIHGLRKENIDLDQALALYTQDSRDAFEAALARIVHGGLPEQLDLCFHRPSGQRVWVQVLIELDDRDGLPPRFVVLFRDITREREASERIELLAHYDLLTGLPNRQLLREQAETAMHDAVERGSTLAMLFVDLDGFKSINDSFGHATGDALLKLAATRMHQQLRTSDLFGRFSGDEFLVVLRDLAEPGDAGHVARKLIAALAEPLHNGENVIKIGASIGIALMEEGRRDFDSLLRAADAAMYAAKESGRNTCHYYSQDVLLRAQRRLEIEHALHGALDREEFSLVYQPLVHAAGERAPAVEALLRWHRPGHGHCNPAEFIPIAEECGEIVRLGDWVINEACRQAAAWDAAGLSFDRVSVNVSAMQLRDRGFAERVIELCQRNGWSPKRLELELTESALIRDSESLRRCFELFEQEGVLLAVDDFGTGFSNLHYLNRFPVQRLKIDRSFVQDMLNDSGTAKVTQAIVQLGHALGMQVVAEGVETLQEEALLREQGCDEIQGYLHSRPLPPRELAAWLRARHAELPATQPRLVLAGQ; translated from the coding sequence GTGGATCAAGGCGTCATCGCAAGCTTGCTGCAGCATCCGCTCACCTCGGCCGTGGTCCTGTTGGACGCCGAAGGGCGGCCGCTGGCCGCGAACCGGGCAGCGCAGGCGCTGGAGCTGCCGCGCACGGTGGAGGCCTATGCCGAGCTGATGCGCGACGTGCGCGAACGCCTGCTTGGCGGCGAGAGCATGCTCGCCTGCGCGCTGCCCGGCACCGCCGGGCGGCGCCTGGACGGCTGGCTGCGCGCGGTGCGCGACGCCGCTGGCGGTCTGCTGGCGTACACCCTGAGCGTGCCCGAGCCGGTCGGCAGCGACGGCGCCACGCGCTGGGAGATCGCGCTGGACAGCGCCGAGCACGGGCTGTGGGACTGGGACATCCCCAGCGACAGGATCTTCCGCTCCGAGCGCTGGAAGCAGATGCTCGGCTACGCGGGCGACGCGCCGGACTACGGACTCAATACCTTGCTGCCGTTGGTGCACGCCGACGACCAGGCGCGCCTGCGCGAGGCGATCCGCGCCCATTTCGAGGGCCGCAGCGCGACCTACGTGTGCGAATTCAGGCTGCGCCAGCAGGACGGCCAATGGCGCTGGATCCTGGACCGCGGCCGCATCGTGGCGCGCACCGCCGACGGCAGCCCGCTGCGCATGGTCGGCACGCATACCGACATCCACGAACAGAAGCTGCTCGAGCAGCGCCTGCGCGACCAGCAGACCCTGCTGCGCGAGGCGCAGCGCATGACCAGCATGGGCAGCTGGTCGTGGGACCCGCTGCAGAACCGGATCTGGTGGTCGCGCGAGTTCCTGCGCGTGACCGGCCTGGCCGAGGACCAGGTGCCGAGCAGCCGCGACTGGTTGCGCATGCTCAGCCGCGAGTCGGCGGCGCAGGTGATCGCGACCTGGCGGCGCATGCAGCGCGACGGCAAGCAGGCCAACTTCGAGATCGAGCTGGTGCGCGGCAGCGAGGCGCCGCTGCACCTGCGGGTGTGGGCGCAGCCGCAGCTGGAAGCGGACGGGCGCATCCAGCGCGTGCTCGGCCAGGTGCAGAACATCACCGAGCAGCGCCAGACCGACGCGCTGATCCGCTGGCGCACCGAACTGCTCAACCGCGTCTCCGCGCTGGGCAAGATCGGCGGCTGCGAGATCGAGGTCGGCACCCGGCGCATGCAATGGACCGAGGAGTGCTACCGCATCCACGGCCTGCGCAAGGAGAACATCGACCTGGATCAGGCGCTGGCGCTGTACACCCAGGATTCGCGCGATGCGTTCGAAGCGGCGCTGGCGCGGATCGTCCACGGCGGCCTGCCCGAGCAGCTGGACCTGTGCTTCCACCGGCCGTCCGGGCAGCGGGTCTGGGTGCAGGTGCTGATCGAACTGGACGACCGCGACGGCCTGCCGCCGCGCTTCGTGGTGCTGTTCCGCGACATCACGCGCGAACGCGAGGCCAGCGAGCGCATCGAACTGCTGGCCCACTACGACCTGTTGACCGGGCTGCCGAACCGGCAGCTGCTGCGCGAGCAGGCCGAGACCGCGATGCACGACGCGGTGGAGCGCGGCAGCACGCTGGCGATGCTGTTCGTCGACCTGGACGGGTTCAAGAGCATCAACGATTCCTTCGGCCACGCCACCGGCGATGCGCTGCTGAAGCTGGCGGCCACGCGCATGCACCAGCAGCTGCGCACCAGCGACCTGTTCGGGCGCTTCAGCGGCGACGAGTTCCTGGTGGTGCTGCGCGACCTGGCCGAGCCCGGCGATGCCGGGCATGTGGCGCGCAAGCTGATCGCGGCGCTGGCCGAGCCGCTGCACAACGGCGAGAACGTGATCAAGATCGGCGCCAGCATCGGCATCGCCTTGATGGAGGAGGGGCGCCGCGATTTCGACAGCCTGCTGCGCGCCGCCGACGCGGCGATGTACGCGGCCAAGGAATCCGGGCGCAACACCTGCCACTACTACAGCCAGGACGTGCTGTTGCGCGCGCAGCGGCGCCTGGAGATCGAACATGCGCTGCACGGCGCGCTGGACCGCGAGGAGTTCTCGCTGGTGTACCAGCCGCTGGTGCATGCGGCCGGCGAACGCGCGCCGGCGGTGGAGGCGCTGTTGCGCTGGCACCGCCCCGGCCACGGCCATTGCAATCCGGCCGAGTTCATCCCCATCGCCGAGGAATGCGGCGAGATCGTGCGCCTGGGCGACTGGGTGATCAACGAGGCCTGCCGCCAGGCCGCGGCCTGGGACGCGGCGGGGCTGAGCTTCGACCGCGTATCGGTGAACGTGTCGGCGATGCAGCTGCGCGACCGCGGCTTCGCCGAGCGGGTGATCGAGCTGTGCCAGCGCAACGGCTGGTCGCCGAAGCGGCTGGAACTGGAGCTGACCGAATCGGCGCTGATCCGCGACAGCGAATCGCTGCGCCGCTGCTTCGAACTGTTCGAGCAGGAAGGCGTGCTGCTGGCGGTGGACGACTTCGGCACCGGCTTCTCCAACCTGCATTACCTCAACCGCTTCCCGGTGCAGCGGCTGAAGATCGACCGCAGCTTCGTGCAGGACATGCTCAACGACAGCGGCACCGCCAAGGTCACCCAGGCGATCGTGCAGCTGGGCCACGCGCTGGGCATGCAGGTGGTGGCCGAGGGCGTGGAGACGCTGCAGGAAGAGGCGCTGCTGCGCGAGCAGGGCTGCGACGAGATCCAGGGCTACCTGCACTCGCGGCCGTTGCCGCCGCGCGAGCTGGCGGCCTGGCTGCGCGCGCGCCACGCCGAGCTGCCGGCGACGCAGCCGCGGCTGGTGCTTGCTGGTCAGTGA